One Nocardia farcinica genomic region harbors:
- a CDS encoding FecCD family ABC transporter permease codes for MIRVRTSITLGVLSVAVCVAMVFATGLGAETLPVGSVWHVLRDRITGTAPADLGLDTIVWQLRVPRTVLAAIVGAGLALAGAAMQTLVRNPLADPFLLGVSSGAGVGAAAVITSGFFAGAGVWALSGGALAGAFLAATLVFLIASAQGGLTPLRLVLTGTVLGSAFAAFSSFLVFRSADPAAAQSVLFWLLGSLAGADWTRIALPLTVVVLAGVALLAAAGWLDALLVGADTAASVGVPVRQLRIALFVLLAVLVGVLVAVSGGIGFVGLVVPHAARLLVGPRHRDLLPVCALCGALFLVVADAATRILVRPTEIPVGVLTGLIGAPAFLLLLGRRTYRFGES; via the coding sequence ATGATCCGCGTCCGGACATCGATCACCCTCGGCGTGCTGAGCGTCGCCGTATGCGTCGCCATGGTGTTCGCCACCGGTCTCGGCGCCGAGACACTGCCCGTCGGATCGGTCTGGCACGTGCTGCGGGACCGGATCACCGGCACCGCGCCCGCCGATCTCGGTCTCGACACCATCGTCTGGCAGCTGCGGGTGCCGCGTACCGTGCTCGCCGCGATCGTCGGCGCCGGGCTGGCGCTGGCCGGGGCCGCGATGCAGACCCTGGTGCGCAATCCGCTGGCCGATCCCTTCCTGCTCGGCGTCTCCTCCGGTGCCGGTGTCGGCGCGGCCGCGGTGATCACCTCGGGGTTCTTCGCCGGCGCGGGCGTCTGGGCGTTGTCCGGCGGTGCGTTGGCCGGCGCGTTCCTGGCCGCGACGCTGGTGTTCCTCATCGCCTCCGCCCAGGGCGGCCTCACCCCGCTGCGGCTGGTGCTCACCGGCACCGTGCTCGGTTCGGCGTTCGCCGCGTTCAGCAGTTTCCTGGTGTTCCGCAGCGCCGATCCGGCGGCGGCGCAATCGGTGCTGTTCTGGCTGCTCGGCAGCCTGGCCGGCGCCGACTGGACCCGGATCGCGCTGCCGCTGACGGTCGTGGTGCTGGCAGGTGTGGCGCTGTTGGCGGCCGCGGGCTGGCTGGACGCGCTGCTCGTCGGCGCCGACACCGCGGCCTCGGTCGGCGTTCCGGTGCGGCAGCTGCGCATCGCGCTGTTCGTGCTGCTGGCGGTGCTGGTCGGGGTGCTGGTCGCGGTGTCCGGCGGGATCGGCTTCGTCGGCCTGGTGGTGCCGCACGCGGCCCGGTTGCTGGTCGGCCCCCGCCACCGCGACCTGTTACCGGTCTGCGCGCTCTGCGGCGCGTTGTTCCTCGTCGTGGCCGACGCCGCCACCCGGATCCTGGTGCGCCCCACCGAGATCCCGGTGGGCGTGCTGACCGGCCTGATCGGCGCCCCCGCCTTCCTGCTGCTGCTGGGCCGCCGCACCTACCGGTTCGGGGAATCATGA
- a CDS encoding ABC transporter permease: MATVEAGVLRRFGAAGTSQARQARGGLSRRRLGPGTPIPFGIALGPALLVGAWVLGSATGSLDPDTLPAPWTVAQTAGELIADGRLQSNLLTSLQRAGIGLALGVVIGVVLALIAGLSRVGEALLDGPIQIKRAIPTLALIPLFIVWFGIGEEMKLIVITLSVFVPVYINTHAYLRSVDSRYVELAETVRLSRAAFVRRVALPGSLPGFFIGLRLAVTISWLALVVVEQVNATSGIGYLMTQARTYGQIDVIVVGLVIYGLLGLFGDIAVRAVERKALSWRQTLGD, translated from the coding sequence ATGGCGACAGTGGAAGCGGGCGTGCTGCGCCGGTTCGGCGCGGCGGGCACGTCGCAGGCCCGGCAGGCGCGCGGCGGGTTGTCGCGGCGCAGGCTCGGCCCGGGCACACCGATCCCGTTCGGGATCGCGCTCGGCCCGGCGCTGCTGGTCGGCGCCTGGGTGCTCGGCTCGGCCACCGGCTCGCTCGACCCCGACACCCTGCCCGCCCCCTGGACGGTGGCGCAGACCGCCGGTGAGCTGATCGCCGACGGCCGTCTGCAGTCGAATCTGCTGACCTCGCTGCAACGTGCCGGCATCGGGTTGGCGTTGGGCGTGGTGATCGGCGTGGTGCTCGCGCTCATCGCGGGCCTGAGCAGGGTGGGCGAGGCGCTGCTGGACGGGCCGATCCAGATCAAGCGCGCCATTCCGACGCTGGCGTTGATCCCGCTGTTCATCGTGTGGTTCGGCATCGGCGAGGAGATGAAGCTGATCGTCATCACGCTGAGCGTCTTCGTGCCGGTCTACATCAACACCCACGCCTATCTGCGCAGTGTCGACTCCCGCTATGTGGAGCTGGCCGAGACCGTGCGGCTGTCGCGTGCGGCGTTCGTGCGCCGCGTCGCGCTGCCCGGTTCGCTGCCCGGCTTCTTCATCGGCCTGCGGTTGGCGGTGACGATCTCCTGGCTGGCGCTGGTCGTCGTCGAGCAGGTCAACGCCACCAGCGGCATCGGCTACCTGATGACGCAGGCGCGCACCTACGGCCAGATCGACGTGATCGTGGTCGGGTTGGTGATCTACGGACTGCTCGGCCTGTTCGGCGACATCGCGGTGCGCGCGGTGGAAAGGAAGGCACTGTCATGGCGACAGACACTGGGCGACTGA
- a CDS encoding alpha/beta hydrolase has product MSLWDERHPSTVADWDDERRRARLRETRLGHRWTRLRRTRLALVRVAALLTLLLTLFVQYWVHDVAPERARLARTEPALLPVATPVDDRNWDTAVVDMVGLGGLNATDTAAALPALRRLGVVWAIRYDNQGIDSKVIADLVVRAAQMSGVRNLVLVGHSMGGVIALEVGEHIHRGSDRRLAGVLLDCTPMDLGAVRPESRGRGEDMLRWMGWLPGARESRTLRMAVETYARRDRFLDPAGRPVPGIRLAALRAVLTEVTTEKVLSHNAASNGLIESQFLAIVGGGAIDNLRALARPAEGKPRPAIVFIRPRDAARDRVVDVEYSHRVLVERVGGVDGSLLVVLPREIGHANPRQAPVAYNTVIEQQVLPFVQRYLDRARGVRTAAAPS; this is encoded by the coding sequence ATGTCGCTGTGGGACGAGCGGCACCCGTCGACGGTCGCCGACTGGGACGACGAACGGCGCAGGGCTCGGTTGCGGGAGACCCGCCTCGGGCATCGCTGGACGAGACTGCGCCGCACCAGGCTGGCGCTGGTGCGGGTCGCCGCCTTACTGACACTCCTGCTCACCCTGTTCGTGCAGTACTGGGTGCACGACGTGGCGCCGGAGCGGGCCAGGCTCGCACGCACCGAACCCGCGCTGCTTCCGGTCGCCACTCCGGTGGACGACCGGAACTGGGACACCGCGGTGGTGGACATGGTCGGTCTGGGCGGGCTCAACGCCACCGACACCGCGGCCGCCCTGCCCGCGCTGCGCCGCCTCGGGGTGGTGTGGGCGATCAGATACGACAACCAGGGCATCGACAGCAAGGTGATCGCGGATCTGGTGGTGCGCGCCGCGCAGATGTCCGGGGTGCGCAACCTCGTGCTCGTCGGGCACAGCATGGGCGGGGTGATCGCGCTGGAGGTGGGCGAGCACATCCATCGCGGCAGCGACCGCAGGCTGGCCGGAGTGCTGCTGGACTGCACCCCGATGGACCTCGGCGCGGTGCGGCCGGAGAGCCGTGGCCGCGGCGAGGACATGCTGCGCTGGATGGGCTGGCTGCCCGGTGCGCGGGAGAGCCGCACGCTGCGCATGGCGGTGGAAACCTATGCCCGCCGGGACCGCTTCCTCGATCCGGCCGGCCGGCCGGTGCCCGGCATCCGGCTCGCCGCGCTGCGTGCGGTGCTGACCGAGGTGACCACCGAGAAGGTGCTCTCGCACAACGCCGCCAGCAACGGGTTGATCGAATCGCAGTTCCTGGCGATCGTCGGTGGCGGCGCGATCGACAACCTGCGGGCTCTGGCGCGGCCGGCCGAGGGCAAACCGCGTCCGGCGATCGTGTTCATCCGTCCCCGCGACGCCGCCCGCGACCGGGTGGTCGACGTCGAGTACTCCCACCGGGTGCTGGTCGAGCGGGTCGGCGGGGTGGACGGCAGCCTGCTGGTGGTGCTGCCGCGCGAGATCGGCCACGCCAACCCGCGGCAGGCGCCGGTGGCCTACAACACCGTCATCGAGCAGCAGGTGCTGCCGTTCGTGCAGCGCTATCTGGACCGGGCGCGCGGCGTGCGGACCGCCGCGGCGCCGTCGTGA
- the bioD gene encoding dethiobiotin synthase, with protein MNTLLVTGTSTDVGKTVVTAALTALARAEGLAVAVCKPAQTGVAPGEPGDLAEVRRLAGPVPTLELARYPEPLAPDTAARRCGAPLLTLDETATAVGGLDAELTVVEGAGGLLVRVGEFTLLDLARELDAPVLVVAAAGLGTLNHTELTIRALDAAGVRCAGVVIGAWPAEPDLASLCNREDLPRLTGVPIVGAVPAGVGAWDHDRFTAAVPGWFAPGWSPRLPFNSDSPPSTWGFDTSQSGT; from the coding sequence GTGAACACCCTGCTCGTCACCGGCACCTCCACCGACGTCGGCAAGACCGTCGTCACCGCGGCGCTGACCGCGCTCGCCCGTGCCGAGGGCCTCGCGGTCGCGGTCTGCAAACCCGCCCAGACGGGTGTGGCGCCCGGCGAACCCGGCGACCTCGCCGAGGTCCGGCGGCTCGCGGGCCCGGTCCCGACCCTGGAACTCGCGCGCTATCCCGAGCCACTGGCACCCGACACCGCCGCGCGCCGCTGCGGCGCGCCCCTGCTCACCCTCGACGAGACGGCCACCGCCGTCGGCGGCCTCGACGCCGAGCTGACCGTCGTGGAAGGCGCGGGCGGACTGCTCGTCCGGGTCGGCGAGTTCACCCTGCTGGATCTGGCCCGCGAACTCGACGCGCCGGTCCTCGTCGTCGCCGCCGCCGGCCTGGGCACCCTCAACCACACCGAGCTCACCATCCGCGCGCTCGACGCCGCGGGCGTGCGCTGCGCGGGAGTGGTGATCGGCGCCTGGCCGGCCGAGCCGGATCTGGCGTCCCTGTGCAATCGCGAGGATCTGCCGCGCCTGACCGGCGTGCCGATCGTCGGGGCCGTGCCCGCAGGAGTCGGCGCCTGGGACCACGATCGGTTCACCGCCGCGGTCCCCGGGTGGTTCGCCCCGGGGTGGTCGCCGCGTCTGCCGTTCAACTCCGATTCACCCCCATCTACCTGGGGATTTGACACCTCGCAATCGGGTACGTAA
- a CDS encoding adenosylmethionine--8-amino-7-oxononanoate transaminase gives MALTPDQITAIDAAHVWHPYGGFPATTEPLVVASASGVRLTLADGRELVDGMSSWWAAVHGYRHPVLDAALVAQSQRMSHVMFGGLTHEPAARLTELLVQLTPEGLDKVFLCDSGSVSVEVAVKMCLQYWRSLGKPGKRRLLTWRGGYHGDTFTPMSVCDPEGGMHALWTDVLAEQVFVGMPPAEYRPGYVAELEAALAAHADELAAVVVEPVVQGAGGMRFHDPRYLADLRRLCDAHDVLLVFDEIATGFGRTGELFAAEHAGVRPDVMCVGKALTGGYLTLAAALCTTRIAETISAAHGGLMHGPTFMGNPLACAVAVASVELLLARDWRGEVRGIEDGLRAGLAPVRDLPGVVDVRVLGAIGVVELDRPVDMRAATAAAVAAGVWLRPFRNLVYTMPPFISTAADVAAITRGIAAAVAAGDVPS, from the coding sequence GTGGCATTGACTCCGGACCAGATCACCGCCATCGACGCCGCACACGTCTGGCACCCCTACGGCGGCTTCCCCGCCACCACCGAGCCGCTCGTGGTGGCGAGCGCGTCGGGCGTGCGCTTGACGCTGGCCGACGGGCGGGAGCTGGTCGACGGCATGAGCTCCTGGTGGGCGGCCGTGCACGGCTACCGGCACCCCGTGCTCGACGCCGCGCTGGTCGCGCAGTCGCAGCGGATGAGTCACGTGATGTTCGGCGGACTCACCCACGAACCGGCCGCCCGGCTGACCGAGTTGCTGGTTCAGCTCACGCCCGAGGGGCTGGACAAGGTGTTCCTCTGTGACTCCGGCTCGGTCTCGGTGGAGGTCGCGGTCAAGATGTGCCTGCAGTACTGGCGCAGTCTCGGCAAGCCGGGCAAACGGCGGCTGCTCACCTGGCGCGGCGGCTACCACGGCGACACCTTCACCCCGATGAGCGTGTGCGACCCGGAAGGTGGCATGCACGCGTTGTGGACCGACGTGCTCGCCGAACAGGTCTTCGTCGGGATGCCGCCGGCGGAGTACCGGCCCGGCTACGTGGCCGAACTCGAGGCCGCGCTGGCCGCCCACGCGGACGAACTGGCGGCCGTCGTCGTGGAGCCGGTGGTGCAGGGCGCGGGCGGTATGCGGTTCCACGATCCCCGCTACCTCGCCGACCTGCGCAGGCTCTGCGACGCCCACGACGTGCTGCTGGTCTTCGACGAGATCGCCACCGGATTCGGGCGCACCGGGGAGCTGTTCGCCGCCGAACACGCCGGGGTGCGCCCCGACGTGATGTGCGTGGGCAAGGCGCTCACCGGCGGTTACCTCACCCTCGCGGCCGCCCTGTGCACCACCCGGATCGCCGAGACCATCAGCGCCGCGCACGGCGGGCTCATGCACGGGCCCACCTTCATGGGCAACCCGTTGGCGTGTGCCGTGGCCGTCGCGTCGGTGGAGCTGCTGCTCGCCCGTGACTGGCGCGGCGAGGTCCGCGGCATCGAGGACGGGTTGCGCGCGGGACTGGCGCCGGTGCGGGACCTGCCGGGCGTGGTCGACGTGCGGGTGCTCGGCGCGATCGGCGTCGTCGAACTCGACCGACCCGTCGACATGCGTGCCGCGACCGCGGCCGCGGTGGCCGCCGGTGTCTGGCTACGGCCGTTCCGCAACCTCGTCTACACGATGCCGCCGTTCATCAGCACCGCCGCCGACGTCGCGGCCATCACCCGCGGTATCGCAGCGGCCGTCGCGGCCGGTGATGTGCCGTCCTGA
- a CDS encoding ABC transporter substrate-binding protein, with translation MSGTRTVLAGRRGRRLTAVLLAAATAATLGLTGCAKDDDATVAAANTPLPTEVPPGTKLVIADQQERLQTALRLSGELDTLPFTVEFANFVGGPAILEAFRAGAADVAPVGDVPPIHALAAGQDVPIVAAYRTSVDALKLAVAPGVPVTTLADLKGRKIAYAEGTAQQAAVLRALDKAGLDTGDVELVRLQLAEFLDAVRTGQVDVAPLIEPNVTRLLRTPGATVLPDSETHGIYSGLAYLYARREVTNDPARSAAVAALVRAYVRAYQWTNTHRAEWEQRYYVENQKVSPEDARRIVDSLGSYVFPHLDQDLIDRQQATIDLIDAAGELPRKVEAADGFDLRYDAVVTAAVTESGAAFEPKER, from the coding sequence ATGTCTGGAACCCGAACCGTGCTCGCCGGCCGTCGTGGCCGTCGCCTGACCGCCGTTCTGCTCGCCGCGGCGACCGCCGCGACCCTCGGGCTGACCGGTTGCGCGAAGGACGACGACGCGACGGTGGCCGCCGCGAACACCCCGCTGCCCACCGAGGTGCCGCCCGGCACCAAGCTCGTGATCGCCGACCAGCAGGAGCGGTTGCAGACGGCGCTGCGGCTCTCCGGTGAGCTCGACACGCTGCCGTTCACCGTCGAATTCGCCAACTTCGTCGGCGGCCCGGCCATCCTGGAGGCGTTCCGCGCCGGCGCGGCCGACGTGGCGCCGGTGGGGGACGTGCCGCCGATCCACGCGCTGGCCGCCGGGCAGGACGTGCCGATCGTGGCCGCGTACCGCACCAGCGTGGACGCGCTGAAACTGGCGGTGGCGCCGGGTGTTCCGGTGACGACGCTGGCGGATCTGAAGGGCAGGAAGATCGCCTACGCCGAGGGCACCGCCCAGCAGGCGGCCGTGCTGCGCGCGCTGGACAAGGCGGGACTGGACACCGGCGACGTGGAACTGGTCCGGTTGCAGCTGGCGGAGTTCCTCGACGCGGTGCGCACCGGCCAGGTGGACGTGGCCCCGCTGATCGAACCGAACGTCACGCGGCTGCTGCGCACGCCCGGCGCCACCGTGCTGCCCGACAGCGAAACGCACGGCATCTACAGCGGATTGGCCTACCTCTACGCGCGCCGGGAGGTGACCAACGACCCGGCCCGGTCGGCGGCGGTGGCCGCGCTGGTGCGGGCGTATGTGCGCGCCTACCAGTGGACCAACACCCACCGCGCCGAGTGGGAGCAACGGTATTACGTGGAGAACCAGAAGGTCTCGCCGGAGGACGCGCGCCGGATCGTGGATTCGCTGGGCAGCTACGTCTTCCCGCATCTGGACCAGGACCTGATCGATCGGCAGCAGGCGACCATCGACCTCATCGATGCCGCCGGTGAGCTGCCGAGAAAGGTCGAGGCCGCCGACGGTTTCGACCTGCGGTACGACGCCGTGGTGACCGCGGCGGTCACCGAATCCGGCGCGGCGTTCGAGCCGAAGGAGCGATGA
- a CDS encoding ABC transporter ATP-binding protein, whose protein sequence is MATDTGRLSVVRTRELRRGFGDRTVLRGIDLDIARGEFVALLGRSGSGKSTLLRALAELDDAGTGSGELRVPSERAVVFQDSRLLPWARVLDNVILGLSGADAAARGRAALAEVGLAGRERAWPRELSGGEQQRVALARSLVREPELLLADEPFGALDALTRIRMHALLQDLCARHKPAVLLVTHDVDEAVLLADRVLVLQDGRLATDLRIELPRPRRHSAPEFIHARELLLAALGVDLAAPEEEKQAS, encoded by the coding sequence ATGGCGACAGACACTGGGCGACTGAGCGTGGTCCGCACCCGCGAGCTGCGCCGCGGCTTCGGTGACCGCACGGTGCTGCGCGGCATCGATCTCGACATCGCGCGCGGTGAGTTCGTGGCGTTGCTCGGGCGCAGCGGCTCGGGCAAGAGCACGCTGCTGCGCGCACTCGCCGAACTCGACGACGCGGGTACCGGCTCGGGCGAGTTGCGGGTGCCGAGCGAACGCGCGGTGGTCTTCCAGGACTCCCGGCTGCTGCCCTGGGCCCGCGTGCTCGACAACGTGATCCTCGGCCTGTCCGGCGCCGATGCCGCCGCGCGCGGCCGGGCGGCGCTGGCCGAGGTGGGCCTGGCCGGGCGCGAGCGCGCCTGGCCGCGGGAGCTCTCCGGTGGTGAGCAGCAACGGGTGGCACTGGCCAGGTCGCTGGTCCGCGAGCCGGAACTGCTGCTGGCCGACGAGCCGTTCGGCGCGCTGGACGCCTTGACCAGGATCAGGATGCACGCCCTGCTGCAGGATCTGTGCGCCCGGCACAAGCCCGCCGTGCTGCTGGTCACCCACGACGTCGACGAGGCGGTGCTGCTCGCCGACCGGGTGCTGGTGTTGCAGGACGGCCGCCTCGCCACCGACCTGCGCATCGAGCTGCCCCGGCCCCGCCGTCACAGCGCCCCCGAGTTCATCCACGCCCGCGAGCTGCTGCTCGCCGCGCTCGGCGTCGACCTCGCCGCACCGGAGGAAGAGAAACAAGCCTCATGA
- a CDS encoding SRPBCC family protein, with product MTATRIGKHIDAPRETVYRLLLDGEAVARWMVPDGMTSRVHEFDAREGGAFHITLTYDDPTDTGKTTDHTDSYRGRFLMLVPNEQVVQLVEFDTEDPDVQGEMTISYTLTEADGGTDLIALHDKLPSGLDPHDNEIGWRISLAKLAALAERGTLD from the coding sequence ATGACCGCGACACGCATCGGCAAGCACATCGACGCACCTCGGGAGACGGTCTACCGGCTGCTGCTCGACGGCGAGGCGGTGGCCCGGTGGATGGTGCCCGACGGCATGACCAGCCGGGTGCACGAATTCGACGCCCGCGAGGGCGGCGCCTTCCACATCACGCTCACCTACGACGACCCCACCGACACCGGCAAGACCACCGACCACACCGACAGCTACCGTGGCCGCTTCCTGATGCTGGTCCCGAACGAGCAGGTGGTGCAGCTCGTCGAGTTCGACACCGAGGATCCGGATGTGCAGGGCGAGATGACGATCAGCTACACCCTCACCGAGGCCGACGGCGGCACCGACCTGATCGCTCTGCACGACAAGCTGCCCAGCGGACTGGACCCGCACGACAACGAGATCGGCTGGCGGATCTCGCTGGCGAAGCTCGCCGCCCTCGCCGAGCGCGGCACCCTCGATTGA
- a CDS encoding ABC transporter substrate-binding protein — MNRPVRILAAAALAATLAACGTAHPTASDLVLTNCGAEASFPAPAHRLFVNDSNMVSMLLALGAQDQVIAVSSLQRDADTLRKHYGPAAVDGLSDVAPHSPSRETVLAQRPDVMVAGWNYGYTEAANLTPDSLRKDGIAAYILTESCRQRAGERARGVVEPWTALRTDLTNLGAITGRTERAADLVADLDTRLAALHAAPQAPRKPAVFLFDSGSDTIFSSGKFGAPQAILDSAGARNILDDVADTWTKVSWERLASADPDAIMFVDYPGQTFEQKVELLRGKPGINELRAVREGRFLNLPYVLWTSGPLNIDAAEQIRARLEQWELLPPSGIRPRADDEVR; from the coding sequence ATGAACCGACCCGTCCGGATACTCGCCGCGGCCGCGCTGGCGGCCACCCTGGCCGCCTGCGGTACCGCGCACCCCACCGCGAGTGACCTCGTGCTCACCAACTGCGGTGCCGAGGCGAGCTTTCCCGCGCCCGCGCACCGCCTGTTCGTCAACGACAGCAACATGGTCTCGATGCTGCTGGCGCTGGGCGCCCAGGACCAGGTGATCGCGGTGTCGAGTCTGCAACGCGACGCCGACACCCTGCGCAAGCACTACGGCCCCGCCGCCGTCGACGGGTTGTCCGATGTCGCGCCGCACTCGCCCTCGCGCGAAACCGTGCTGGCCCAGCGCCCCGACGTCATGGTCGCCGGCTGGAACTACGGCTACACCGAGGCCGCGAACCTCACCCCCGATTCGCTGCGCAAGGACGGCATCGCCGCCTACATCCTCACCGAGAGCTGCCGTCAGCGAGCCGGTGAACGCGCCCGCGGGGTGGTCGAACCGTGGACGGCCCTGCGCACCGATCTCACCAATCTCGGCGCCATCACCGGCCGCACCGAGCGCGCCGCCGACCTCGTCGCCGATCTCGACACCCGCCTGGCCGCCCTGCACGCCGCACCGCAGGCGCCGCGCAAGCCCGCCGTCTTCCTGTTCGACAGCGGCAGCGACACGATCTTCTCCAGCGGGAAGTTCGGTGCGCCGCAAGCCATCCTGGATTCGGCGGGCGCACGCAACATCCTCGACGACGTCGCCGACACGTGGACGAAGGTCTCCTGGGAACGCCTCGCCTCCGCCGACCCCGACGCGATCATGTTCGTCGATTACCCCGGCCAGACCTTCGAGCAGAAGGTCGAGCTGCTGCGCGGCAAGCCCGGCATCAACGAGCTGCGTGCCGTCCGGGAGGGCCGGTTCCTCAACCTGCCGTATGTGCTGTGGACCAGCGGACCGCTGAACATCGACGCCGCCGAGCAGATCCGCGCCCGGCTGGAGCAGTGGGAGCTGCTGCCCCCTTCCGGGATCCGGCCGCGCGCCGACGACGAAGTGCGCTGA
- a CDS encoding 8-amino-7-oxononanoate synthase: MTTDPLSWLDERADARVSAGLRRELRPRAPRSPSIDLASNDYLGLTRHPEVVEGAVAAVRRWGAGSTGSRLVTGTTTEHEQLEAELADFVGAEAGLVFASGYAANLGAVTALAGRGSLVVSDAGSHASLVDACRLSRARVEIAPHRDVAAVDRVLAARTEERALVLTDSVFSADGDLAPLADLHRVTRANGAVLVVDEAHGLGVRGTGGRGLVHETGLAGEPDLVVTATLSKALAAQGGAVLCSERVRAHLIDTARTFIFDTGLAPAAVGAARAALALLRRDPGMAGRVLSNAAAIARIAGVGTPESAVVSVVLGQAQVAHDAAQACRARGLEVGCFRPPSVPEGTSRLRLTARADLTAAELDTIATVLGEVLAEARGREVVPA, encoded by the coding sequence GTGACTACCGATCCGCTGAGTTGGTTGGACGAACGGGCCGATGCGCGCGTGAGCGCCGGATTGCGCCGAGAACTACGGCCGCGGGCCCCGCGGTCGCCGTCGATCGACCTGGCCTCCAACGACTATCTCGGGCTCACCCGGCACCCGGAGGTCGTCGAGGGCGCCGTCGCGGCCGTCCGCCGCTGGGGGGCGGGCTCGACCGGATCGCGACTGGTCACCGGCACCACCACCGAGCACGAACAGCTCGAAGCCGAGCTCGCCGACTTCGTCGGCGCGGAGGCCGGGTTGGTGTTCGCCTCGGGCTACGCGGCCAATCTCGGCGCGGTCACCGCATTGGCCGGGCGCGGTTCGCTCGTCGTCTCCGACGCGGGCTCACACGCCTCGCTGGTGGATGCCTGCCGCCTGTCCCGCGCGCGCGTCGAGATCGCCCCGCACCGCGACGTGGCCGCGGTGGACCGGGTGCTCGCCGCGCGCACCGAGGAACGCGCGCTGGTACTCACCGACTCGGTGTTCAGCGCCGACGGCGATCTCGCGCCGCTGGCCGACCTGCACCGGGTCACCCGCGCCAACGGCGCGGTGCTCGTCGTCGACGAGGCGCACGGGCTCGGGGTACGCGGTACCGGCGGCCGCGGGCTGGTGCACGAGACCGGCTTGGCCGGCGAGCCCGATCTCGTCGTCACGGCCACGCTGTCCAAGGCGCTGGCCGCGCAGGGCGGCGCCGTGCTGTGCAGCGAACGCGTGCGTGCCCACCTCATCGACACGGCCCGCACCTTCATCTTCGACACCGGGTTGGCGCCCGCCGCCGTCGGTGCCGCCCGCGCCGCGCTGGCACTGCTGCGCCGTGACCCCGGCATGGCGGGGCGGGTGCTGAGCAATGCGGCGGCCATCGCGCGGATCGCGGGTGTCGGCACCCCGGAGTCGGCGGTCGTCTCGGTGGTGCTCGGCCAAGCCCAGGTCGCCCACGATGCCGCGCAGGCCTGTCGCGCCCGCGGCCTCGAGGTCGGCTGCTTCCGCCCGCCGTCCGTCCCCGAAGGAACCTCCCGCCTGCGCCTGACCGCCCGCGCGGACCTCACCGCCGCCGAACTCGACACCATCGCGACCGTGCTCGGCGAGGTCCTCGCCGAGGCACGCGGTCGGGAGGTGGTGCCCGCGTGA
- a CDS encoding ABC transporter ATP-binding protein, translated as MTEVSCEVGRRPVLTGVSFEVAPGEMIGVVGPNGSGKTTLLHVLAGVRRPRRGRVTVDGQPLHELPARQRARTVALVAQDERPPADLLVGEVVALGRTPYLPPWGAGSPAERQVVTDALAAVDLAGLAARPVHKLSGGERRRVLLARALAQDTPVLILDEPTNHLDITHQLDLLALARGLGRTVVTALHDLTLADRYCDRVLVLHGGTAHPRPTPRWR; from the coding sequence GTGACCGAGGTGAGCTGCGAGGTGGGACGGCGCCCGGTGCTCACCGGGGTGAGCTTCGAGGTGGCGCCCGGGGAGATGATCGGGGTGGTCGGGCCGAACGGCAGCGGGAAGACCACGCTGCTGCACGTGCTCGCGGGGGTGCGACGGCCGCGCCGGGGCCGGGTCACGGTGGACGGGCAACCGCTGCACGAACTTCCGGCGCGGCAGCGCGCCCGGACGGTGGCGCTGGTGGCGCAGGACGAGCGGCCGCCCGCGGATCTGCTCGTCGGCGAGGTGGTCGCGCTCGGGCGCACCCCGTATCTGCCGCCCTGGGGCGCGGGATCGCCCGCCGAGCGACAGGTCGTCACCGACGCACTGGCCGCGGTCGACCTCGCGGGTCTCGCCGCCCGCCCCGTGCACAAGCTCTCCGGGGGTGAGCGCCGGCGCGTCCTGCTGGCCCGGGCACTCGCCCAGGACACGCCCGTCCTGATCCTCGACGAGCCGACCAACCATCTCGACATCACCCACCAGCTCGACCTGCTCGCGCTGGCCCGCGGCCTCGGTCGCACGGTGGTCACCGCGCTGCACGACCTCACCCTCGCCGATCGCTACTGCGACCGGGTCCTAGTGCTGCACGGCGGTACCGCGCACCCCCGGCCGACCCCGCGGTGGCGTTGA